A stretch of Palaemon carinicauda isolate YSFRI2023 chromosome 34, ASM3689809v2, whole genome shotgun sequence DNA encodes these proteins:
- the LOC137626979 gene encoding neuroligin-3-like — MFGGIEIGVIYPIFLYDLDVIQSLLIWRLGSEESFNIPEDQNVADRRPSLLQEVLDAALMAYPVVVFLHGESFEWGSSSLYDGSVLAALGKVIVVTLNYRLGILGFYNANPDPMGHPTVANYGLMDQLAALHWVQENIVRFWGDPGQVTVKGHGTGAACLNYLVISPAATGAGLFKRAILMSGSALSPWASVRDPSGHAFDVATQLDCPVPNDLFRHYENLLQCLRKRPLHDILKVQPKTSKFQVAVGPSIDGVTIKPDWKNHQSKMSKEGRTPVELLLGMTAANLLDILSQREVQEGFDADYREDLLRSFLVNNYRYHLQEIMLAITAEYTDWLRSLHQPINIRDSTGQGLHDANIVSPMADLAKQLYTTSRSSYLYVLEEEVLDVHHSGNESLLLNELAYVFGVPMGAIGPLASSYNFTKMDVILSKSFISMWSNFIKQMVEWKQIHPKDTVSSAKMSDSANDITSEEQIWPKYDPVYQRYFQIGTQSFVRDHYRAGKVALWSWLLPGLEQVGTRYGPDNNFHRLPTDLQSGLYPELTGQYNLTEDFLFIPITPTFTGPTNTPYNSTIVAEANKNNVSDSANLDMLSQMGKDFPYTTALSVTAVITCSLLILNILVLTIVYYRHKTTRWSLAKGSQDANSKSGNDVQLQLSGDNCETIYAPGHYETLRPSITMLSNLATASEEESQHDWPSDYISSVQTIDDMTGVTSNRISPDTQGTITDTQMLHKPKENILTVTMLKQPVASYTSPNDGQLVSTYSPIDSQLVPTYSTKGQAVTSYSPKEGQLIPNHLSSSASTMHIRE, encoded by the exons ATGCAGCTCTGATGGCCTACCCAGTTGTTGTCTTCCTccacggagagtcgtttgagtggggatcttcaagtctctacgacggatcagttctggcagctctgggcaaggtcattgtggtgactctcaactatcgtctcggcattctgG GGTTTTACAACGCAAACCCTGACCCAATGGGTCAcccaaccgtagctaactacggcctgatggaccagctggctgccttgcactgggttcaagagaacatcgtccgcttctggggtgacccaggtcaggtcacggtcaagggtcacggcacgggagccgcctgcctcaactaccttgtcatatcgcccgctgctacag gagcaggtctgttcaaacgagcaatcctgatgtcaggatctgcactcagtccctgggcttcagtccgggacccatctggacacgccttcgatgtagccacccagctggactgccctgttccaaacgacctctttcgccactatgaaaatcttctccagtgtctgaggaagaggcctctgcacgaca TCTTAAAGGTTCAACCAAAGACATCCAAGttccaagtggctgttggccctagcattgatggtgtcactatcaaacctgaTTGGAAAAACCATCAGAGCAAAATGA gcaaggaaggtcgaactccagttgaactccttctaggaatgacagctgctaacctccttgacatcctgagtcagcgagaagtccaggaaggatttgacgctgactatagggaggatctgctgagatccttccTCGTCAATAACTATCGTTATCATCTGCag gaaataatgttagccatcacagccgagtacactgattggttgagatccctccatcaaccaatcaacatcagggactcaaccggccaaggccttcacgatgccaatatcgtctcgccgatggcagatcttgccaagcagctctacacaACTTCCCGTTCATCTTATCTCTACGTCTTGGAGGAAGAAGTTTTAGATGTAC ATCAT TCTGGAAACGAGAGTCTTCTCCTGAacgagctggcgtacgtctttggtgTTCCTATGGGTGCTattggacctttggcctcaagttataacttcactaagatggatgtcattctcagcaaatcgttcatatcaatgtggagtaatttcataaaa caaatggttgagtggaagcagat acatccaaaagacacagtctccaGTGCTAAGATGTCTGACagtgcaaacgacataacttctgaagagcagatatggcccaaatatgatccagtctatcagagatactttcaaatag gaacacagagctttgtacgtgaccactaccgtgctggaaaagtagccttgtggtcatggctactacctggtctggaACAAGTGGGTACTCGGTACGGCCCAGATAATaactttcacagattaccaactgatctccaaTCTGGTTTATATCCTGAACTAACAGGTCAGTATAACTTAACTGAAGACTTTCTATTTATCCCAATTACTCCTACATTCACTGGCCCAACAAATACACCCTATAACTCAACAATTGTGGCTGAGGCTAACAAAAACAACGTCAGTGATTCAGCTAATTTGGATATGCTGAGTCAAATGGGGAAGGATTTCCCCTACACGACTGCACTGAGCGTGACAGCGGTCATTACCTGTTCTTTGCTAATTctaaatatcctggttcttactATCGTTTATTATCGACATAAAACCACCCGCTGGAGCCTCGCCAAAGGCTCGCAGGATGCGAATAGCAAGAGCGGGAATGATGTCCAGTTGCAATTGTCTGGGGACAATTGTGagacaatatatgccccagggcATTATGAAACCCTGAGACCTTCTATCACAATGCTtagcaacctggccacagcctctgaagaggagtcccagcacgactggccgtcagactacataagcagcgtacaaaccatagacgatatgactggcgtaacatccaataggatctctccagatacgcaaggcaccATTACGGATACACAAATGCTACacaaaccaaaagaaaatatattaacagttacaatgctcaagcagcctgtggcttcATACACATCTCCGAATGACGGTCAACTTGTCTCTACATATTCACCAATCGATAGTCAACTCGTCCCTACGTATTCAACAAAAGGCCAAGCAGTTACAAGTTATTCCCCGAAGGAGGGGCAACTAATTCCAAATCATTTGTCCAGCAGTGCTTCTACCATGCATATTAGGGAGTAA